In a genomic window of Nostoc sp. UHCC 0870:
- a CDS encoding GTPase family protein: MTNSEALNRNESLVTELLKIVNTLPGLFGFKEELQQKLDNLRSVIQGMRPPRIMVIGRSRSGKSSLINAICGLKVAKVSHTKPETGMAEWKKYYHHGSDVLHILDTRGLQESQAPRQYDAAKTPYESIMQAVKKDCPDVILFLCKATEVHAAAHNDLDECELIVGEIKKLYRRDLPVIGVLTKCDEVSPPKVSLPTDNETKNRNIQEQVKSFLAFLKARPGLRESVKDVIPTVAYAEYEDGENGLILSEEDDRWNITELVEKMINYTPKEIHGSLSRMAQITKFQLHVARIVVTACTALCGFVSANPIPGAAIPVVVTIQTFMVMYIGWLSGKEFSEQILKDSLVTGGVGVGANAGMIGIADIALKFIPGFGSVLAASAGAISTQGLGDAAIAYFLPQSKERQH, from the coding sequence ATGACTAACTCCGAAGCATTGAACCGTAACGAATCTCTGGTAACAGAACTGCTAAAGATCGTGAACACACTGCCTGGATTATTCGGATTTAAGGAAGAACTACAGCAAAAATTGGACAATTTACGCTCTGTTATCCAAGGAATGCGTCCACCACGAATCATGGTAATTGGTCGTTCTAGATCCGGTAAATCATCATTAATTAACGCCATTTGTGGTTTAAAGGTTGCAAAAGTCAGCCATACAAAACCAGAAACAGGTATGGCTGAGTGGAAGAAATACTACCATCATGGTAGTGATGTACTCCATATATTAGACACAAGAGGTTTACAGGAGTCTCAAGCACCCAGACAATATGATGCGGCAAAAACGCCTTATGAAAGCATCATGCAAGCTGTAAAAAAAGATTGCCCAGATGTCATTCTCTTCTTATGTAAAGCAACAGAGGTTCATGCTGCTGCTCACAACGATCTTGATGAGTGTGAATTAATCGTTGGAGAAATAAAGAAACTGTATCGGCGCGATTTACCTGTGATTGGAGTTTTAACAAAATGTGATGAAGTATCACCTCCAAAAGTTTCGTTACCCACTGACAACGAAACAAAAAACCGCAATATTCAGGAACAAGTTAAAAGTTTTCTTGCCTTTTTGAAAGCAAGACCAGGATTAAGGGAATCTGTCAAAGATGTTATTCCCACTGTTGCATATGCTGAATACGAAGATGGGGAAAACGGTTTAATTCTTTCTGAAGAAGACGATCGGTGGAATATTACTGAATTAGTAGAAAAAATGATCAACTACACGCCTAAAGAGATACACGGCTCTTTATCACGGATGGCGCAGATTACAAAATTTCAACTCCATGTTGCTAGGATAGTTGTTACCGCTTGTACTGCCTTGTGTGGTTTTGTTTCTGCAAATCCTATTCCAGGTGCAGCAATACCAGTAGTGGTTACGATTCAAACTTTTATGGTTATGTATATTGGCTGGCTCAGTGGAAAGGAGTTTTCAGAACAGATTCTCAAAGATTCTCTTGTAACTGGAGGAGTAGGTGTTGGAGCAAATGCTGGTATGATTGGTATTGCAGATATTGCTTTAAAATTTATACCTGGGTTTGGTAGCGTGCTGGCTGCAAGTGCAGGTGCGATCTCCACACAAGGTTTAGGGGATGCAGCGATCGCGTATTTTCTGCCACAATCAAAGGAAAGGCAGCATTGA
- a CDS encoding 6-carboxytetrahydropterin synthase, whose translation MQCIVNRRAQFSASHRYWLPELSPAENIEKFGACSKFPGHGHNYVLFVSMAGELDEYGMVLNLSDVKHVIKSEVTSQLDFSYLNDVWADFQQTLPTTENIARVIWQRLAPHLPLVRIQLFEHPELWADYIGNGMEAYLTISTHFSAAHRLAHPQLSDQDNAEIYGKCARPHGHGHNYHLEVTVKGEIDQRTGMIADLGALNQAIDDHVLEAFDHSFLNKDIPYFAEVVPTAENIALYISNLLRSPVQNLGAKLHKIKLIESPNNSCEIYCTDAESNTVSAVQNQPVLARI comes from the coding sequence ATGCAATGTATTGTAAATCGCCGCGCTCAGTTTTCGGCAAGCCATCGCTATTGGTTGCCAGAATTGAGTCCAGCCGAAAATATTGAGAAATTTGGTGCTTGCTCTAAATTTCCTGGACATGGACACAACTATGTCTTATTTGTCTCTATGGCTGGAGAACTTGATGAATATGGTATGGTGTTGAACTTGTCTGACGTGAAACACGTAATTAAAAGCGAAGTTACCAGCCAATTGGACTTTTCTTATCTCAATGATGTCTGGGCAGACTTTCAGCAAACTTTGCCTACGACCGAGAATATTGCACGGGTTATTTGGCAGCGACTAGCACCCCACTTACCACTAGTCCGCATACAGTTGTTTGAACATCCTGAACTTTGGGCAGATTACATAGGAAACGGAATGGAAGCTTACCTAACTATTAGCACTCACTTTAGCGCAGCCCATCGGCTAGCACATCCTCAACTCAGTGATCAAGATAATGCTGAGATTTACGGTAAATGCGCTCGTCCCCACGGACACGGACATAATTACCACTTGGAAGTAACTGTTAAAGGTGAAATTGATCAGCGTACTGGGATGATTGCCGATTTAGGTGCTTTAAATCAGGCGATAGATGATCATGTGCTAGAAGCATTTGACCACAGCTTTTTAAACAAAGATATTCCTTACTTTGCAGAGGTTGTACCAACTGCTGAGAATATCGCTCTGTATATTAGTAATTTACTGCGATCGCCTGTACAAAACCTAGGTGCAAAGCTACACAAGATAAAACTCATCGAAAGCCCAAATAACTCCTGCGAGATTTACTGCACGGATGCTGAATCTAACACTGTTA